The following proteins come from a genomic window of Micromonospora echinofusca:
- a CDS encoding arsenate reductase/protein-tyrosine-phosphatase family protein has protein sequence MPPFTVLHVCMGNICRSPMAERLLALAVRERLARREVDPERADELLHSHSAGTGGWHAGEEMNPPASRQVTARGGSVAGFAARKLRSDHIDAADLVLTATADQQDYVVALRPDAASRTFVLGEFGRLLAGVDAAGLPAAEATPDGVYARGVALVSAAHAARLGATALPTDDLDDPWGRGDQCFSRVADEIEETVHPLAAALLP, from the coding sequence GTGCCTCCGTTCACCGTGCTGCACGTGTGCATGGGCAACATCTGCCGGTCGCCGATGGCCGAGCGGCTGCTGGCCCTCGCCGTGCGGGAACGGCTGGCCCGCCGCGAGGTCGATCCGGAGCGCGCCGACGAGCTGCTGCACAGCCACAGCGCCGGCACCGGCGGCTGGCACGCCGGCGAGGAGATGAACCCGCCGGCGTCGCGCCAGGTGACCGCCCGGGGCGGCAGCGTCGCCGGCTTCGCCGCGCGCAAGCTGCGGTCCGACCACATCGACGCCGCCGACCTCGTCCTCACGGCCACCGCCGACCAGCAGGACTACGTGGTGGCGCTGCGCCCCGACGCCGCGTCCCGCACGTTCGTGCTGGGCGAGTTCGGCCGGCTGCTCGCCGGGGTGGACGCCGCCGGGCTGCCGGCGGCCGAGGCGACCCCCGACGGGGTGTACGCGCGGGGCGTGGCCCTGGTGTCGGCCGCGCACGCCGCCCGCCTGGGCGCCACGGCGCTGCCCACCGACGATCTCGACGATCCGTGGGGTCGCGGCGACCAGTGCTTCAGCCGGGTCGCCGACGAGATCGAGGAGACCGTCCACCCCCTCGCGGCCGCGCTCCTGCCGTAA
- a CDS encoding phosphodiester glycosidase family protein, translating to MRTRRRSARLAGVLLLTPLLTLAGTVPANAGAPAPATDPSVTAAEDAPRASSYSADSVTLAGDPAASTSAAAAPTGVEPAGGLETAKTTRPVAPGLALTSFDRYDADGWLRADALTADLTGGLTVDYVNSGAVSRAEPLRGAVDAARAVAAVNGDFFDINNSGAAQGVGIRNGQLVQSAVSGHRNAVAITTEGLGRVIEVNFDGTATLPTGPVTLTQFNNMIQANGIGVFTALWGSYTRERAVSGAARVTEVTVVDGRVVTVAGTAGSGAIPAGATVLLGRDAGADALAGLRPGDAVTVAYRPKPADGSNLHAAVGGGSVLVRDGVVQSIADTSLAPRTSVGFSADGRRMIMLTVDGRQVDSRGVTQTEMGRMMAELGAHHALNLDGGGSSTLLAREPGAAAVQVENSPSDGSERAVPNGLAIYAPKGSGRLTGYWLETASDPTTAPGVAPVRGGRPDRVFPGLTRRLTAAGHDETYGPAAGAPTWRANPAVHGIVDSKGRFRAGLPGKTTVTASRGAARGTLDLTVLGPLARIDSTVERVGLTGVEGSALFGVVGYDAEGNTAPIEPADLKLDYDRDLLKIAPTADGNLAVTALRDTGSALVTVHVGRSSTVLPVTVGLTDVPVAGFDDAAAWKFSQARASGAVAPAPGRTGTGLKMTYDFSQSTGTRAAYADPPAWITVPGQPQAFGMWIHGNGTGEWPSLHLHDAQDTQHVLRGPLITWTGWKYVEFAVPAGVQYPVRVRRFYVAETNAAAQYRSEVVIDDLVAKVPPTVDVPAEKPRTDRVVLRDGTVDGAPWRFAVLSDAQFVAANPDSDLVAQARRTLREVKAAKPDFLVINGDFVDTAYPADFALAKRLLDEELGGEVPYYYVPGNHEIMGAPIANFRAAFGDTERTFDHKGTRFVTLNSSTGSLRGGGFDQVRMLREALDSAAGDPAVGSVVVLHHHPPRDPSPAKASQLGDRKEAALLEQWLADFQHRTGKGAAFVGGHVGTFHADRVDGVPYLINGNAGKNPSTPADQGGFTGWTEFGVDPVSPAEADRARRNPLVEGPRWVAAETHAHVDALALTAPASVAVGAPATVTAAVTQPGGRTVPVAAPVSADWSASPNVHVGSILGLKPWHVARFDPATGKLTALRPGAQVKLAVAVNGAHAEATITLTAAAQAPAA from the coding sequence ATGCGTACCCGCAGACGATCCGCCCGGCTCGCAGGCGTCCTGCTGCTGACGCCGCTGCTCACCCTGGCCGGCACCGTGCCGGCGAACGCCGGTGCGCCCGCTCCGGCCACCGATCCCTCCGTCACCGCGGCCGAGGACGCACCGCGTGCCTCCTCGTACTCCGCGGACTCCGTGACGCTCGCGGGCGATCCCGCCGCGAGCACGTCGGCCGCCGCCGCACCGACCGGTGTGGAGCCGGCCGGCGGGCTGGAGACAGCGAAGACCACCCGCCCGGTCGCCCCGGGCCTCGCCCTGACCTCCTTCGACCGGTACGACGCCGACGGCTGGCTGCGCGCGGACGCGCTGACGGCCGACCTGACCGGCGGCCTCACCGTGGACTACGTCAACTCCGGCGCGGTCAGCCGGGCCGAGCCGCTGCGGGGCGCCGTCGACGCGGCCCGGGCGGTCGCCGCGGTCAACGGCGACTTCTTCGACATCAACAACTCCGGTGCCGCCCAGGGCGTCGGGATCCGGAACGGGCAGCTGGTCCAGTCGGCGGTCAGCGGGCACCGCAACGCCGTCGCGATCACCACCGAGGGGCTCGGCCGGGTCATCGAGGTGAACTTCGACGGCACCGCGACGCTGCCCACCGGTCCGGTGACGTTGACCCAGTTCAACAACATGATCCAGGCGAACGGCATCGGCGTGTTCACGGCGCTCTGGGGGTCGTACACCCGGGAACGTGCGGTTTCCGGCGCCGCCCGCGTGACGGAGGTCACGGTGGTCGACGGCCGCGTCGTCACCGTCGCCGGTACGGCCGGCAGCGGGGCGATCCCGGCGGGCGCCACCGTGCTGCTCGGCCGCGACGCGGGTGCGGACGCCCTCGCGGGGCTGCGCCCCGGCGACGCGGTGACGGTCGCCTACCGGCCCAAGCCGGCCGACGGCAGCAACCTGCACGCGGCGGTCGGCGGCGGCAGCGTGCTGGTCCGCGACGGGGTGGTGCAGAGCATCGCCGACACGTCGCTGGCCCCGCGTACCTCCGTCGGCTTCTCCGCCGACGGCCGACGCATGATCATGTTGACCGTGGACGGCCGGCAGGTCGACAGCCGCGGCGTCACCCAGACCGAGATGGGCCGCATGATGGCCGAACTCGGCGCGCACCACGCGCTCAACCTCGACGGCGGCGGCTCGTCCACGCTGCTCGCCCGGGAGCCGGGCGCGGCGGCCGTGCAGGTGGAGAACAGCCCGTCCGACGGCAGCGAGCGTGCCGTGCCCAACGGTCTGGCCATCTACGCGCCCAAGGGCAGCGGCCGGCTCACCGGGTACTGGCTGGAGACCGCCAGCGACCCGACGACCGCCCCGGGCGTAGCGCCGGTGCGCGGCGGCCGACCCGACCGCGTCTTCCCCGGCCTGACCCGGCGGCTCACCGCCGCCGGGCACGACGAGACGTACGGCCCGGCGGCCGGCGCGCCGACGTGGCGGGCCAACCCGGCGGTGCACGGCATCGTCGACAGCAAGGGCCGGTTCCGGGCCGGGTTGCCCGGGAAGACCACGGTCACCGCCTCGCGGGGCGCGGCCCGGGGCACCCTCGACCTCACCGTGCTCGGGCCGCTGGCCCGGATCGACTCCACCGTGGAGCGGGTCGGCCTGACCGGTGTCGAGGGCAGCGCGCTGTTCGGCGTCGTCGGCTACGACGCCGAGGGCAACACCGCCCCGATCGAGCCGGCCGACCTGAAGCTCGACTACGACAGGGACCTGCTGAAGATCGCCCCGACCGCCGACGGCAATCTCGCCGTGACCGCCCTGCGGGACACCGGCTCGGCGCTGGTCACCGTCCACGTCGGCCGCAGCAGCACCGTCCTGCCGGTCACCGTCGGGCTCACCGACGTGCCGGTGGCCGGCTTCGACGACGCGGCGGCCTGGAAGTTCAGCCAGGCCCGGGCCAGCGGTGCCGTCGCGCCCGCGCCGGGCCGCACCGGCACGGGCCTGAAGATGACGTACGACTTCAGCCAGTCCACCGGCACCCGGGCCGCGTACGCGGACCCGCCGGCCTGGATCACGGTGCCCGGTCAGCCGCAGGCGTTCGGCATGTGGATCCACGGCAACGGCACGGGGGAGTGGCCCAGCCTGCACCTGCACGACGCGCAGGACACCCAGCACGTGCTGCGCGGCCCACTGATCACCTGGACGGGCTGGAAGTACGTCGAGTTCGCCGTCCCCGCCGGGGTGCAGTACCCGGTGCGGGTCCGCCGGTTCTACGTGGCGGAGACCAACGCCGCCGCGCAGTACCGCAGCGAGGTGGTCATCGACGACCTGGTGGCGAAGGTGCCGCCGACGGTCGACGTGCCGGCCGAGAAGCCGCGTACCGACCGGGTGGTGCTGCGCGACGGCACTGTGGATGGTGCGCCCTGGCGCTTCGCCGTCCTGTCCGACGCGCAGTTCGTCGCGGCGAACCCGGACAGCGACCTGGTCGCCCAGGCCCGCCGTACGCTGCGCGAGGTCAAGGCCGCGAAGCCGGACTTCCTGGTCATCAACGGCGACTTCGTGGACACCGCCTACCCGGCGGACTTCGCGCTGGCCAAGCGGCTGCTGGACGAGGAGCTCGGCGGCGAGGTGCCCTACTACTACGTGCCCGGCAACCACGAGATCATGGGCGCCCCGATCGCCAACTTCCGGGCGGCCTTCGGCGACACCGAGCGCACCTTCGACCACAAGGGCACCCGGTTCGTCACGCTGAACTCGTCGACCGGCTCCCTGCGCGGCGGCGGCTTCGACCAGGTGCGGATGCTGCGCGAGGCGCTCGACTCGGCGGCCGGCGACCCGGCCGTCGGCTCGGTGGTCGTGCTGCACCACCACCCGCCGCGCGACCCGAGCCCGGCCAAGGCCAGCCAGCTCGGCGACCGCAAGGAGGCGGCGCTGCTGGAGCAGTGGCTGGCCGACTTCCAGCACCGCACCGGCAAGGGGGCCGCGTTCGTCGGCGGGCACGTCGGCACCTTCCACGCCGACCGGGTCGACGGGGTGCCGTACCTGATCAACGGCAACGCGGGCAAGAACCCCTCCACCCCGGCCGACCAGGGCGGCTTCACCGGCTGGACCGAGTTCGGGGTGGACCCGGTGAGCCCGGCCGAGGCCGACCGGGCGCGGCGCAACCCGCTCGTCGAGGGCCCGCGCTGGGTCGCCGCCGAGACCCACGCGCACGTGGACGCGCTGGCGCTGACCGCCCCGGCCAGCGTCGCGGTCGGCGCCCCGGCGACGGTCACCGCCGCGGTGACCCAGCCCGGCGGGCGTACGGTGCCGGTGGCGGCGCCGGTGAGCGCGGACTGGTCCGCCTCGCCGAACGTGCACGTCGGCTCGATCCTCGGGCTGAAGCCCTGGCACGTGGCCCGCTTCGATCCGGCCACCGGCAAGCTCACGGCCCTGCGCCCCGGCGCCCAGGTCAAGCTGGCCGTCGCGGTCAACGGCGCGCACGCCGAGGCCACGATCACCCTGACGGCCGCCGCCCAGGCCCCGGCCGCCTGA
- a CDS encoding L-threonylcarbamoyladenylate synthase gives MLYDCRSPADRDRGIAAAIEAVKNGELVVLPTDTVYGIGADAFTPYAVKALLDAKGGRQVPPPVLIGSRHTLDGLVYSLPQAARDLVEAFWPGALTIIVAHSPSLRWDLGDSSGTVAVRMPLHPVALEVLRETGPMAVASANKTGQPAALTAEEARDQLAYSVRAYLEAGPCPDPVPSTIVDLTGEVPQVLRQGAVPIEKLRDVVPDILAGQGV, from the coding sequence ATGCTCTACGACTGCCGGTCGCCCGCCGACCGGGACCGCGGCATCGCCGCTGCCATCGAGGCGGTCAAGAACGGCGAGCTGGTCGTCCTGCCGACCGACACGGTCTACGGGATCGGCGCGGACGCGTTCACCCCGTACGCGGTCAAGGCCCTGCTGGACGCCAAGGGCGGCCGTCAGGTGCCGCCGCCCGTGCTGATCGGCTCCCGGCACACCCTCGACGGCCTGGTCTATTCGCTGCCCCAGGCGGCCCGGGACCTCGTCGAGGCGTTCTGGCCGGGGGCGTTGACCATCATCGTGGCGCACTCGCCCAGCCTGCGCTGGGATCTCGGCGACTCCTCGGGGACGGTGGCGGTGCGGATGCCGCTGCACCCGGTGGCGCTGGAGGTGCTGCGCGAGACCGGCCCGATGGCGGTCGCCTCGGCCAACAAGACCGGCCAGCCGGCGGCCCTCACCGCCGAGGAGGCCCGCGACCAGCTCGCCTACTCGGTGCGGGCCTACCTGGAGGCCGGGCCCTGCCCGGACCCGGTGCCGAGCACGATCGTCGACCTCACCGGCGAGGTGCCGCAGGTGCTGCGGCAGGGCGCCGTCCCGATCGAGAAGCTCCGCGACGTGGTGCCCGACATCCTCGCCGGCCAGGGGGTCTGA
- a CDS encoding GGDEF domain-containing protein: protein MGWLDRVTDQVDALTRARTLQESSRSAEAYAILDRVITTTTDPYARADALVQRLSAVINLGRTAEYTRAVEEASTAVRDLAEPYLLGHLNALAALAAHHQGAPDRCVTHLVKAARALGAVADPDRDTAWGWHDLAMAYSYLSFHGYALGAIERARQLGGAAKIPEETFAAPGIRLRNAVALDHNGDSDGCLRVLRDVAADLDRFLRSGRAGKLRPSSLAAYGYAAARRAALGDRLDADTDAAPARLLGHGGDSARARDMRQLGQVCLAVAEGRPIEAVTRLDTVQVSTETLGAAEPARLRSIALARAGDHAGAHRADRLAFRLAAQRNDRLRDVYIDGIAARIDHEEMRREAARFEGEALTDPLTGLPNRRRLERYIATVVSHGDRVVIGVCDLDGFKAVNTRHGHHSGDLVLQRIAGVINRVMRRGDFVARYGGDEFVVVLPGAGMAEAAEVGRRIDAAVRTEDWESLVPGTPVGVSVGFAEVGATGPGLRDALGTAFEAADRAMLAAKARPRAS, encoded by the coding sequence GTGGGTTGGCTCGACCGGGTCACCGACCAGGTTGACGCCCTGACGCGGGCGCGGACCCTCCAGGAGTCCAGCCGCTCCGCCGAGGCGTACGCGATCCTCGACCGGGTCATCACCACCACCACCGACCCGTACGCGCGGGCCGACGCCCTGGTGCAGCGCCTCTCCGCGGTGATCAACCTGGGGCGCACGGCGGAGTACACCCGGGCCGTCGAGGAGGCCTCCACCGCCGTCCGCGACCTCGCCGAGCCCTACCTGCTCGGGCACCTCAACGCGCTGGCCGCCCTCGCCGCGCACCACCAGGGCGCGCCGGACCGCTGCGTCACCCACCTCGTGAAGGCGGCGCGGGCGCTGGGCGCCGTGGCGGACCCCGACCGGGACACCGCGTGGGGCTGGCACGACCTGGCGATGGCCTACTCGTACCTCAGCTTCCACGGCTACGCCCTCGGCGCCATCGAACGGGCCCGGCAGCTCGGCGGCGCCGCCAAGATCCCCGAGGAGACCTTCGCCGCCCCCGGCATCCGGCTGCGCAACGCCGTGGCCCTCGACCACAACGGCGACAGCGACGGCTGCCTGCGGGTGCTGCGCGACGTCGCGGCCGACCTCGACCGGTTCCTGCGCAGCGGTCGGGCCGGGAAGCTGCGCCCGAGCAGCCTGGCCGCGTACGGCTACGCCGCCGCCCGGCGGGCGGCCCTCGGCGACCGGTTGGACGCCGACACGGATGCCGCCCCGGCCCGGCTGCTCGGCCACGGCGGCGACAGCGCCCGCGCCCGTGACATGCGCCAGCTCGGCCAGGTCTGCCTGGCCGTCGCCGAGGGGCGGCCGATCGAGGCCGTCACCCGGCTGGACACCGTCCAGGTCTCCACCGAGACGTTGGGCGCGGCCGAGCCGGCCCGGCTGCGCAGCATCGCCCTCGCCCGCGCCGGCGACCACGCCGGGGCGCACCGGGCCGACCGGCTGGCGTTCCGGCTGGCCGCCCAGCGCAACGACCGGCTCCGGGACGTCTACATCGACGGCATCGCCGCCCGCATCGACCACGAGGAGATGCGCCGCGAGGCGGCCCGCTTCGAGGGCGAGGCGTTGACCGACCCGCTGACCGGGCTGCCCAACCGGCGGCGGCTGGAGCGCTACATCGCCACCGTGGTCTCCCACGGCGACCGGGTGGTGATCGGCGTCTGCGACCTGGACGGCTTCAAGGCCGTCAACACCCGGCACGGGCACCACTCGGGCGACCTGGTGCTCCAGCGCATCGCCGGGGTGATCAACCGGGTGATGCGCCGGGGCGACTTCGTGGCCCGCTACGGCGGGGACGAGTTCGTGGTGGTGCTGCCCGGCGCCGGGATGGCCGAGGCGGCCGAGGTGGGCCGCCGCATCGACGCCGCGGTACGCACGGAGGACTGGGAGTCGCTGGTGCCCGGCACCCCGGTCGGCGTCAGCGTCGGCTTCGCCGAGGTGGGCGCCACCGGGCCGGGCCTGCGCGACGCCCTCGGCACCGCGTTCGAGGCGGCCGACCGCGCGATGCTGGCGGCGAAGGCCCGCCCCCGCGCCTCCTGA
- the rpmE gene encoding 50S ribosomal protein L31: MKSNIHPEYVTTEVSCSCGNTFTTRSTAKGGSIHVETCSACHPFYTGKQRVLDTAGRVAKFQQKYAKVQAKKAK; encoded by the coding sequence ATGAAGTCCAACATCCACCCGGAGTACGTGACCACCGAGGTCAGCTGCTCCTGCGGCAACACGTTCACCACCCGCAGCACCGCCAAGGGCGGCTCGATCCACGTCGAGACCTGCAGCGCCTGCCACCCGTTCTACACCGGCAAGCAGCGCGTCCTGGACACCGCGGGCCGGGTGGCGAAGTTCCAGCAGAAGTACGCCAAGGTTCAGGCCAAGAAGGCCAAGTAG
- the prfA gene encoding peptide chain release factor 1 has protein sequence MSSERLAALLDEYAELEKRLADPAIHADQGTARRVGRRYAELVPLHKAAGELEQARADLAAARELVAEDASFAAEAESIAASLPGLEERLAELLIPRDPHDAKDVIVEIKAGEGGEESALFAGDLLRMYTRYAERRGWLTEVIDAQDSDLGGVKDVSLAIKTKGVPEGGNGVWSRLKWEGGVHRVQRVPVTESQGRIHTSAAGVLVLPEAEDVDVTIDPNDLRIDVFRSSGPGGQSVNTTDSAVRITHVPTGIVVSCQNEKSQLQNREQAMRILRARLLAAAQEQADAAASDARKAQVRTVDRSERIRTYNFPQNRITDHRIGYTAYNLDLALAGDLDGVLDALAEADRAARLAGDTELTRR, from the coding sequence ATGAGCAGCGAGCGTCTGGCCGCCCTCCTCGACGAGTACGCCGAGCTGGAGAAGCGGCTGGCGGACCCGGCCATCCACGCCGACCAGGGCACCGCCCGCCGGGTCGGCCGCCGGTACGCCGAGCTGGTGCCGCTGCACAAGGCGGCCGGTGAGCTGGAGCAGGCCCGCGCCGACCTCGCCGCCGCCCGCGAGCTGGTCGCCGAGGACGCGTCCTTCGCCGCCGAGGCGGAGTCGATCGCGGCGAGCCTGCCGGGGCTGGAGGAGCGGCTAGCGGAGTTGCTGATCCCACGCGACCCGCACGACGCCAAGGACGTGATCGTCGAGATCAAGGCGGGCGAGGGCGGCGAGGAGTCCGCCCTGTTCGCCGGCGATCTGCTGCGCATGTACACCCGCTACGCCGAGCGGCGCGGCTGGCTCACCGAGGTGATCGACGCCCAGGACTCGGACCTGGGCGGGGTGAAGGACGTCTCGCTGGCGATCAAGACCAAGGGCGTGCCCGAGGGCGGCAACGGCGTCTGGTCCCGGCTCAAGTGGGAGGGCGGCGTGCACCGGGTGCAGCGCGTACCCGTCACCGAGTCGCAGGGCCGCATCCACACCAGCGCCGCCGGCGTGCTGGTGCTGCCGGAGGCCGAGGACGTCGACGTCACCATCGACCCGAACGACCTGCGCATCGACGTGTTCCGCTCCTCCGGCCCGGGCGGGCAGTCGGTGAACACGACCGACTCGGCGGTGCGGATCACGCACGTCCCGACCGGCATCGTGGTCTCCTGCCAGAACGAGAAGTCCCAGTTGCAGAACCGGGAGCAGGCGATGCGGATCCTGCGCGCCCGGCTGCTGGCGGCGGCCCAGGAGCAGGCCGACGCGGCCGCCTCGGACGCCCGCAAGGCGCAGGTGCGCACCGTGGACCGCTCCGAGCGCATCCGCACGTACAACTTCCCGCAGAACCGGATCACCGACCACCGGATCGGCTACACCGCGTACAACCTGGACCTGGCGCTCGCGGGCGACCTGGACGGGGTGCTCGACGCCCTGGCCGAGGCCGACCGCGCCGCCCGCCTGGCCGGCGACACGGAGCTGACCCGCCGCTGA
- the rho gene encoding transcription termination factor Rho produces MSDTTDVTSDVSNVAGDATTAAAPARRRRSGTGLSAMLLPELQSLAASLGISGTARMRKGELISAISERQGGGAAGTPRPRAEAAAAAAPTREEAPAEVRESTERPAAERRAAEQAPAEPAAVEAEPRGRTRRSRAATSEARAAEARPTETRPTAERPAESRPAETRTDEAEAGERAEGRGRDRAERGDRTERGADRAERGDRSERGADRAERGDRAERGDRTERGAERAERGERAERGDRNDRGERAERGDRNDRGERAERGDRDRNERGDRGQRVERDSDGDDDEGGGRRGRRSRFRDRRRGRGERAEGGDGGRDGGRDGGREPQVGEDDVLVPVAGIIDVLDNYAFVRTTGYLAGPNDVYVSMSQIKKYGLRRGDAITGAVRASRDGEQRRDKYNPLVRLDTINGMEPDEAKRRPEFYKLTPLYPQERLRLETEPHILTTRVIDLVMPLGKGQRALIVSPPKAGKTMVLQAIANAITHNNPECHLMVVLVDERPEEVTDMQRSVKGEVIAATFDRPPQDHTTVAELAIERAKRLVELGHDVVVLLDSVTRLGRSYNLAAPASGRIMSGGIDSTALYPPKRFLGAARNIENGGSLTILATALVETGSMADTVIFEEFKGTGNAELKLDRKIADKRIFPAIDIHPSGTRKEEILLAPEELAIIHKLRKVLHSLDSQAALDLLLDKLKQTRTNIEFLMQIAKSTPGE; encoded by the coding sequence TTGAGCGACACCACCGACGTGACGTCGGATGTTTCCAACGTCGCTGGCGATGCCACCACCGCCGCCGCCCCCGCCCGTCGTCGGCGTAGCGGCACCGGCCTGTCGGCGATGCTGCTGCCGGAGCTGCAGAGCCTGGCCGCGTCGCTCGGCATCTCGGGCACGGCCCGCATGCGCAAGGGCGAGCTGATCAGCGCGATCTCCGAGCGGCAGGGCGGCGGCGCCGCCGGGACCCCTCGACCGCGGGCCGAGGCCGCGGCCGCTGCCGCTCCCACCCGGGAAGAGGCCCCCGCCGAGGTCCGCGAGAGCACCGAGCGGCCGGCGGCCGAGCGGCGCGCCGCGGAGCAGGCTCCGGCCGAGCCGGCGGCGGTCGAGGCCGAGCCGCGTGGCCGGACCCGGCGCAGCCGGGCCGCCACCTCCGAGGCGCGGGCCGCGGAGGCCCGCCCGACGGAGACGCGTCCCACGGCGGAGCGGCCCGCGGAGTCCCGTCCGGCCGAGACGCGTACGGACGAGGCCGAGGCCGGCGAGCGTGCCGAGGGCCGTGGCCGTGACCGCGCCGAGCGTGGCGACCGTACCGAGCGGGGCGCTGACCGTGCCGAGCGCGGCGACCGCAGCGAGCGGGGCGCTGACCGTGCCGAGCGCGGCGACCGTGCCGAGCGCGGCGACCGTACCGAGCGGGGCGCTGAGCGTGCCGAGCGTGGCGAGCGTGCCGAGCGGGGCGACCGCAACGACCGTGGCGAGCGTGCCGAGCGGGGCGACCGCAACGACCGTGGCGAGCGTGCCGAGCGGGGCGACCGGGACCGTAACGAGCGCGGCGACCGGGGCCAGCGGGTCGAGCGCGACAGCGACGGCGACGACGACGAGGGCGGCGGCCGGCGTGGCCGGCGCAGCCGGTTCCGGGACCGTCGCCGTGGCCGCGGCGAGCGTGCCGAGGGCGGCGACGGCGGCCGTGACGGCGGGCGTGACGGCGGGCGCGAGCCGCAGGTAGGCGAGGACGACGTGCTCGTCCCGGTGGCCGGCATCATCGACGTGCTCGACAACTACGCCTTCGTGCGGACCACCGGCTACCTGGCGGGCCCGAACGACGTCTACGTCTCCATGTCGCAGATCAAGAAGTACGGCCTGCGGCGCGGTGACGCCATCACCGGTGCGGTGCGCGCCTCGCGCGACGGCGAGCAGCGGCGGGACAAGTACAACCCGCTGGTGCGGCTGGACACCATCAACGGGATGGAGCCCGACGAGGCCAAGCGCCGGCCGGAGTTCTACAAGCTCACCCCGCTCTACCCGCAGGAGCGACTGCGGTTGGAGACCGAGCCGCACATCCTCACCACCCGGGTCATCGACCTGGTCATGCCGCTCGGCAAGGGCCAGCGTGCGCTGATCGTGTCGCCGCCGAAGGCGGGCAAGACGATGGTGCTCCAGGCCATCGCGAACGCGATCACGCACAACAACCCGGAGTGCCACCTGATGGTGGTGCTGGTGGACGAGCGGCCCGAAGAGGTCACCGACATGCAGCGGTCGGTGAAGGGTGAGGTCATCGCGGCGACGTTCGACCGCCCGCCGCAGGACCACACCACCGTGGCCGAGCTGGCGATCGAGCGGGCGAAGCGCCTGGTCGAGCTGGGCCACGACGTGGTCGTGCTGCTCGACTCGGTGACCCGCCTCGGTCGGTCGTACAACCTGGCGGCGCCGGCCAGCGGCCGGATCATGTCGGGTGGTATCGACTCCACGGCGCTCTACCCGCCGAAGCGCTTCCTGGGTGCGGCCCGCAACATCGAGAACGGCGGCTCGCTGACCATCCTCGCCACCGCGCTGGTGGAGACCGGGTCCATGGCGGACACGGTCATCTTCGAGGAGTTCAAGGGCACCGGCAACGCGGAGCTGAAGCTGGACCGGAAGATCGCCGACAAGCGCATCTTCCCGGCCATCGACATCCACCCGTCCGGCACGCGTAAGGAGGAGATCCTGCTCGCGCCGGAGGAGCTGGCCATCATCCACAAGCTCCGGAAGGTCCTGCACTCGCTGGACTCGCAGGCGGCGCTGGACCTGCTGCTCGACAAGCTCAAGCAGACCCGCACCAACATCGAGTTCCTGATGCAGATCGCGAAGTCGACGCCGGGGGAGTGA
- the prmC gene encoding peptide chain release factor N(5)-glutamine methyltransferase, which produces MSSATPHDYLVTTVPQHPSEGTRRQRPSVALARASRALADAGIASARAEAEQLAAYVLGVPRGRLALADDLTADQLDRFDELVARRAGREPLQHLTGSAGFRHLELAVGPGVFVPRPETELLAGWGIAQGRRLGAGLVVDLCSGSGAIALSVAQELPAARVVAVERSTAALPWLRRNAAARAAAGDRPIEVVAADVTAADLLADLVGRVDVLLCNPPYVPSDVAVPPEVGRHDPASAVFGGADGLAVIRPVIARAAALLRPGGVLGVEHDDTHGTAVPDLLAADGRFEAVAGHPDLTGRPRFATASRRADGQHAAAGATWQTDSS; this is translated from the coding sequence ATGTCCAGCGCGACGCCCCATGATTATCTCGTGACCACCGTGCCGCAACACCCGTCCGAAGGGACGAGACGGCAGCGCCCTTCCGTGGCGTTGGCCCGGGCGTCCCGCGCCCTCGCCGACGCCGGGATCGCCTCGGCGCGGGCCGAGGCGGAGCAGCTGGCCGCGTACGTGCTCGGGGTGCCCCGGGGGCGCCTGGCGCTGGCCGACGACCTCACCGCCGACCAGCTCGACCGGTTCGACGAGCTGGTCGCGCGGCGGGCCGGGCGGGAGCCGTTGCAGCACCTCACGGGCAGCGCCGGCTTCCGGCACCTGGAGCTGGCCGTCGGGCCGGGCGTCTTCGTGCCCCGGCCGGAGACCGAGCTGCTCGCCGGGTGGGGGATCGCGCAGGGCCGGCGCCTCGGCGCCGGGCTGGTGGTGGACCTGTGCAGCGGCTCGGGGGCGATCGCCCTCTCGGTCGCCCAGGAGCTGCCGGCGGCCCGGGTGGTGGCGGTGGAACGGTCGACGGCGGCGCTGCCCTGGCTGCGGCGCAACGCGGCGGCCCGGGCGGCCGCCGGGGACCGGCCGATCGAGGTGGTGGCGGCGGACGTCACCGCCGCCGACCTGCTCGCCGACCTGGTGGGCCGGGTCGACGTGCTGCTGTGCAACCCGCCGTACGTGCCGTCGGACGTCGCCGTACCCCCGGAGGTGGGCCGGCACGACCCGGCGAGCGCGGTCTTCGGCGGCGCGGACGGCCTGGCGGTGATCCGTCCGGTGATCGCCCGGGCGGCGGCGCTGCTGCGCCCGGGCGGGGTGCTCGGCGTGGAGCACGACGACACGCACGGCACGGCGGTGCCCGACCTGCTCGCGGCGGACGGCCGGTTCGAGGCGGTCGCCGGCCACCCGGACCTGACCGGGCGGCCCCGCTTCGCGACCGCGTCCCGCCGGGCGGACGGCCAGCACGCCGCCGCCGGGGCGACGTGGCAGACTGACTCCTCGTGA